A region of Deltaproteobacteria bacterium DNA encodes the following proteins:
- a CDS encoding thioredoxin family protein encodes MMSKATFYHAGCPVCVSAERGLAEALDPGKYEVESVHLGEERDRISEAEAAGVESVPALVIDGQTFHINFGASIDELR; translated from the coding sequence ATCATGAGTAAAGCAACTTTCTATCACGCAGGATGCCCGGTGTGCGTTAGCGCCGAAAGGGGTCTTGCCGAGGCGCTTGACCCTGGAAAATACGAGGTCGAGAGCGTGCACCTCGGAGAGGAAAGAGATAGGATATCAGAAGCCGAAGCCGCCGGGGTAGAATCTGTGCCCGCCTTGGTCATAGACGGCCAGACTTTCCACATCAACTTCGGCGCGTCTATTGATGAGCTAAGGTAA